AGGCAGCAACCCATGTGCCCGGAAAGGAAGGCGACACTGTGATATTTTATGTAAATGGATCATATAATGTCAAAGAGGCCAAGATATCGAATATCCACTGCAGTATTATCAATGATCCAGTCACGGAACCATTGAGAATTTTTTGCGTGTGCATTTGTCTGGGTGTgtgcgaaagggaagaggggagagaggatgaaagtgaaaaaacatacagacagacatgcaggcagACGGACAAACATATAAACAGTTGGAGATAGAGGAAtggaaaaagatgaaaggaaaagggaaaacaagtagaaaaagagaaagagacgggagaGAACAGATAAGAGTAGAAAGtgaaaagagatagacaaattgagagaaacagagacacacataagGACTGGAGAGAAATGTAGGCAGAAAGGTagagaatatatacaaaatataataataggatatacTTAGGCAGTCATATGATTCTATTTATGACTACCTATATATTCCAAACTATGCTGAAGGTCTGTTAGAAGTGAGATATAGAGGAAACAAGTTAAAAGCTAGACACGTTGCCATAATCAGCTGGGTTAGATTAGGTTGCGGATAACAGGCCGAGGTACTTCTGTTCTTTCAGGATATAGGCAAAAGGGactcagaaaaacaacaacagcaatagatCTGACTTTGTATAAGATATTGTAAAGCATTTGTTTTACCACAGGGTTTCCCCTAAATTTAATGGTAATGAAATTAGAAGTTTTCTGGCCGTTACCTGAGTGTAAATTGGCCTTGGTTTTGTTCGGTTTCAAGTCATTCTGAGCTCGAAAAAAGTAGTgcgcacatgctcacacacacacacacatacatatagatagatagatagatagatagatagatagatagatagatagatagatagatagatagatagatagatagatagataaataataaaataaaacacacacacacacacacacacaaaacacacacacacatatatatatatatatatatatatatatatatatatatatatatatatatatatatatatatatgtgtgtgtgtgtgtgtgtgtgtgtgtgtgtgtgtgtgtgtgtgtgtgtgtgttgttatatataataatatatatatatatatatatatatatatatatatatatatatatatatatatatatatatatatataatatataatatatatatatatatatatatatatacacacattcatatatataacaaatatggaTAATGTATTTGTGATTACTTTAATCCAGTGTCAGCTCTAAGTAAGTAGGTCACGAGCTGTCTTGAAGTCCCAGGAGTGGGTCATGGCCTCAAAAATCCTGAGAACCAAAGTCTTGAATAGTCATAgactttatatacagtatatacatatatatttacatatgcacagataaacacacacacacacgcacacaaatatatatatatatatatatatatatatatatatatatatatatatatatatatatatatatatatatatatatgtgtgtgtgtgtgtgtgtgtgtgtgtgtgtgtgtgtgtgtgtgtgtgtctgtgtgtgtgtttatctgtctgtctgtttgtctgtctatcagtttctctgtgtctgtctatctgtctgtccatctctctctctctctctctctctctctctctctctctctctctctctctctctctctctctctctctctctctttatttatctctctgtttgtatgtatgttttatattttacgtgggcatgtttgtatctatgtatgtgtttgtgaacgtgcatgtgcgtgtgagtgtacatatCCAATTCAATATCTTCAGGAAATAAAAAACACGTGTTCCACCTAATAACATTACAATAACATGTGTTTCTTGCCTGGGACAACGCTGCAGCTTCTAACAAAATCATTTTACATTTGTAGATTTCCCACAGAAACGTAGCGGACGGTTTTCGTACcacaacacaaaaggaaaaacccaagacGTACATAGAAACTTCTAATAAAGGAGCTTACGTcttaggtaaagaaaaaaaagagcatttcCATCACGTAACTCAGACCATGCTCGAGTCTGCGTGATATTCATTTCCAGATATAAAAAGGAATCAAATCTTGGACTGAGATATAATGTCCTAAAATATCACGATAACTCCCCGTAGTTGATGATATTATAATTGACTGAGATATAATGTCCAGAATATCACATCTGTTTCCCACAGCTGATGATGAACATAATTAAAAGAACTAGCATTACTCGGCCCAACATTGCAACCAGAGGCTTTCTGTCTCCGTGTTATTTCCGGGGCGCGTCGTGTCCCTTCGTTCCTGCCTCCCCTTCGGCAGATCCGACACTTCGTCAGTGTTTGCTCTTCCGCCCCCTGCCTCGACTTCGACGCTGTAGGCCACGCAGACGACCGCCCTGCACCGGATGATCCGTCTGTAGTGtaccgggaggggagggggagcctgCAGGTCAATGATGATAGTGTCTGTATATTGCTGAGACTCTGCACTCCTTATCGTAACTTAAAGTCTACTTAAGCCTGTGAAATTTAAGAATCTTTGGCAATCATTTCGACAaaactgatgagagagagagagagagagagagagagagagagagagagagagagagagagagagagagagagagagagagagagagagagagagagagagagagaggggggggggaggagggagagggaggagagagagagagagagagagagagagagagagagagggggagggatagggagagagagaaggacacacacacacacacacatacacacacacacacacacacacacacacacacacacacacacacacacacacacacatacacacacacatgcacacacacacatacacacacacacagatagacagatagatagagatagatagatagatagatagagagggagagagagagagagagagagcgaaggggacagataaagagagagagaaagagggaaagagagaaagtcagTAAGTCAgtcggtcagagagagagagagagagagagagagagagagagagagagagagagagagagagagagagagagagagagagagagagagagagagagagagagagagagagagagagagagagagagagagagagagagagagagagagagagaattgtcaacggagagagccagacagacaccCAGACAGGACGTAGGTGTTCTTGATTAACGCACATTTTTCCTTGTGGCTGCATGAACCGCAGCAATATGCATAAACCTTATAAATGTTCACAAACTCCCACATGGCAATATCGGAGACTGTTCTGTGACGTCACGCTCgattcctccgttttctttccctgCAGATGCGTGAGTCGGCCGCTGCTGCAGTGCATGACGGCTGCCTCACATCCACAGCAGGAAAATCCAGTGGGTGAACAGCGGGGGGAAAATTCCTTTTGAGGGAACACCCATAACAGCCACGTCCTCGTTAACAAACTACGGAGTCAAAGCATCCATTCGTCACAAGAAGCCCGGGATGAAAGAGTAGATAATGTCACACTACAGTCTATTCTTCCCTCGAAAAAAGAGAGCTTTGCCTGGTTCGCACCGGCTCTCCACACCGACACCCGGCACCGCTAGCCATCCTTTCTCAATTTCGATCTCAGGAATACTCGCATTCCTGAATTAAAAAATGACAGACCAACCctgttttctccattttttaaatATGGAATTGTGTTACTCTTATTTTTCCGTGGGTCATTCCTCTCGTGGGTCGTAGGGCACGGTGGTATGCATTACACGTGGCTCGCGGAAAGGACCATACCCCTCATTACCTGCGCGGTGTCCCTTACCTGTCCCATTTTTTTCCGCAGGTGATATTCCCTTAGCGGCGTCTCGTGATCGGTACGTTTTCGCCCACGGAAGGACTTCCTCTGGGAAAGATGTTGCACAAGGCTGGTCTAAAATGACGTCTAACTGTTTGCAACAAGCCCCTCTCAGGTCAACAACCCACCGCCCACctagtgtgtgcgtgcgggctGCGATTCTGAAACCTCCATTCATCAATCGGACAATATTGAAGTGCCGCGCAGGCATTctcttatatgtatttaaatattttacaagGCCACAGTATAGGTAAGGCAGGTCAACTAAGGGAAAGGTCGTaggtaatgaagaagaaaaaaagacgaaatattcCCAcactaataaccaaaaaaataacaacgacaataatcaataacattaataattgcgAAAACGCTAACAACGACAATTACACGTGAAAACATACATAGAGTAACAAGGATGACCCACGAATGACGGAACGATCGAATTCGAAAGTAAATGGAAATTATGGGCAATGCATAAATTAGGGAATATGCAAATACAACTTGACACGAATCAGGTGAGTCACAGACCCGGCGAACACCTCTGGCGCACCGGAAGTAGGAGCGTTGCTAATTATCCAGAAAAAATGTGTCGGGAAGATTATGAATGGATTGACCACACGGCGATAAGGGACTATTTACAGATGTATttgtaactatatatctatctatctatttttctatttatctgtctatatctacctatctatctatatttacccaTCCATCTacatctgtctctctccatctatctatatatctatctatctatcaattaatcaatctgtcactctatctatctatctatctatctatctatctacctgcctctgtctatctaactatcgaaagagagacagagagaaagagaacgaaaaaaatatatagatatagatagatagatagatagataaacagacagacagatagatagatagacagagagagagagagagagagagagagagagagagagagagagagagagagagagagagagagagagagagagagagagagagagagagagagagaaaccctgaTAAGTGACCTCACGATATTGGGGTTGAATTGAGTCTGAGGATCAATAGCTCAGTAACTGCatatctctattttttcatcttaatttcCCTTGGGAGTTTTTCCCGTTTCTTTCCTTCGAACATATTAAAACATATCAAATCATAGATTTGTCTTCTTTTGGTCTATGCCGGTCTGCCCTCACTTATTAAACCGAATATCTCCGCCATGACAGTCTTTTGCGGCCGAAAAAGCAATTCTCAAGAATTGAAAAATGACAACGGACGTAATTCATCCATCAATGTAAACACCACAATTAGCGCCTAAGTCAGCACTGGGCGTCAGTCTCATCACTAAATTTGAACTACCGTGCGGAGAGTAACCGTTGCGTCATGGAGTCTCATGCCGGCGCTCGTGTTGTGTCACCTTAGACGTTATGTCAGGCAGCAGCACCGAGGTCGCTGGGGACACGAGGGAAGTCGCCAGATATCCTGTTTCCTCCAGTAGGATCCAGTGCTGTAATATCGCATTTCGGATAACACCGTAGGATAATCGATAGAGCCGCAGGAATGTGGGCCGAGGAGGCTCTTCCGGTCGGGTTTAGGCTGGTGCGGGCGCGTGCAGGCGCGTGGGCGTAGCAGCACCTACGAGGGggatgggcgaggggagggggcgtgCAGATGCTGGGGCAGAGAGTGACTTACGTGAGTGCGCCGGCGGCGGAGCCGTGGTGGAGGCGGTGGACGTGGTGGAGCGGgttgtggaggaggtggagggcggACAGCACACCGGACAACACTGAGGCCGGCCGGCATGCGGTGCTAGTGCAGGTGCAGACCTAACGGCCCCCAccacgtacatacgcacacacaaacatacacccactcAAATGTACAGTCGCACAGGCACCCGAAATCAAGTCCTTATTCACACTCACGCCTTCCCAGCAACACATAGCAACACCGAAGTTCTGTGGCGTGATTGAGCCTGACACGCAGGTTGTACAGGTGGAACCCAACTGTCAATGCAAGGAACGTTTCCCCcctgccctctctccttccttaaccGATCCCttgctccctcaccccctctccctatctctctctctctctctctctctctctctctctctctctctctctctctctctctctctctctctctctctctctctctctctccctctctctctttctctctttctctctctctagctctctcttcctctctctcccctcttgacATCCTCTCCACTACTCCTTTTCCGGTCCTTcgctcttcctcttattcttctgtcttgtttatttttaatctcctcgtccttcttcccCTTAATTCCCATcgtccaccctcttccctctccttccacggCCTTTTTTCGACCCATGTTATCCACTTACACTTTCATTCTCTAGCCTTCCCCTCGCTCTTCACTGACCCTTCCTACTCAACCGTCTCGGTCATCctacctttcttttccctcccttttacctCTTACCTCACTGCTCTGACCTTCTCctgtcttccattttcttctctttttacttctcattcttgttattttttcatgtaaattCATACTaatttgttctccttttttttctttttttactttcttttgtttctcatatctttccttccctttctctttctacctctttgccttctttcttcattccttccctttatcactttctcttcattcctccctccgcccctcgtAAAACTCGGGAGAAACTGTTGATGCAATAGTTAAGTCACCTCCCTTAGTGAGTGCTGATTGCGATaatacaattgattttttttgtgtgtgggtggtgaaaAGCGCGATTGTATTTACAATCGAATTTACCACACTAGTACAGGGATTAAATTTGTGGGCGTGTTAATGGCGATGGATAATggcgataacgataatgagaatgGTCATGTCGGCGACACGTTCAAGGGTGGTTCAGTAAAGAGGTTCATTCTCGTTGATCGTGCTGAATATATAGAACCGCCATGAATGGGCGGCGTTGTGTACATTGGCACATCGGTGAGGGCGGCGGTGGGgtaggtggcggcggcggcggcagaccTGCATTGGGTGACCCCCTGCATCTTCCTGCAATAGATCAATGTTGCACAGGTCCGCCTCTGCATCCCCGCGCGCCACTCCCGGGCCATCACCGACCGAGGCGTGTGTGTGGCTGCCCTCACGCCCTTGGTCGCCCATGAAATCTGCTCCTTGGTCGTTGCTCGTGTGGGAAGAAGGGAAACGAGCTCAGGAAGGTGGAGATAGCGACGGGGAAGCGGCAGCGGATTGGCGGCGGCGGCAGTGGCGGTggcggggagaaggagggacggggaggagagcgcaagagagaggaagggaaagctgAAGGAGGGATATGAGGAAAGGaacgaagaggaaggggaaaaggagagacggaaacgatgaaaataaagagaatggttaagagagaagacgagagcgtATGGAAAAGAACCAAGTTTTctttaaaagtgaataaaatcaATTACCACCGACCTGCACTGCCTTCGACACTATTAGAGGCACTCATTCATTCGTTATACACCTGTTTATAACCGTTTCTCCGGTTACTTTCCCCCACGCTGCGGTGGTTCCGCATTGATTACAAATAAGGCTGAGGTGGGGCCAGAGGTCACTGTGTAGCCATCTGCACGACACCTGCACGCGTGCCCGATACCTGAGACTCTTCACATCAATATGCTGCATTTGAACATCTGTTGGTGCGCCGAACAGCAGCCGGCTTCCGCATCTCACTACAGAGTGATGTTGCTTGCAGTATGGCCTTGCTAGTAACATGATTTTACATGTCTGATAGAAAGGCTAAAGGAGCATATGCTCTCGACTACACCCTGTGAAGACCGTGGACGCTTATGGCCAAGATGGCTATGCTTGAAGGCGGGGTCCTGAAAGGCTGGCAAAGGAGGAGCCATTGGTCCTGACTCCGAAACGGGAACTGTGTTGACGCCTATGAAACTGGCGAAATTCTGGCCAAATACTGGAGGCACATCACTACAAAGCTTGTAAGCATAAAGAGGGTGATATACTTGGAACATACCTTAGTGGTAACTTCCTAGGAACTTCCGTTAATAAAAAGGTTTTGTAAACTAATGCGAAAATGATTTAACCCAGATGATAATACCTAGAAAGTTCTGTAAATATTTCAGTCCACGAGAACCCTGTGGTGTCCTAGATACATGTCGCAGCTTGTCATTGCAACTAAACCATGGACACTTCCTGAGAACTATAATTTGTAATCATAACAGCATCTTTCTTATAACTATAATTTATGTCCTTTGCAATGATGCTCCATTGGCTAGAAAATTCCACTTGTTCCCCACAGAGCTTGTAAAAGTGTTTAGATGCTGCAATAGGGAAACCTTGGGTCTAAGCGGTAATACAAAAGTACCATTACAAAGGTGAAATTGCTGATAGTGGCACTACTAAGCGGCAACGAGAACGCGGATATTGCAACGATATTATCAACCTAAG
This genomic interval from Penaeus monodon isolate SGIC_2016 chromosome 37, NSTDA_Pmon_1, whole genome shotgun sequence contains the following:
- the LOC119596383 gene encoding amyloid beta A4 precursor protein-binding family B member 1-interacting protein-like isoform X1, with protein sequence MPAGLSVVRCAVRPPPPPQPAPPRPPPPPRLRRRRTHAPPPLPVHYRRIIRCRAVVCVAYSVEVEAGGGRANTDEVSDLPKGRQERRDTTRPGNNTETESLWLQCWAE
- the LOC119596383 gene encoding uncharacterized protein LOC119596383 isoform X2 is translated as MYVVGAVRSAPALAPHAGRPQCCPVCCPPSTSSTTRSTTSTASTTAPPPAHSRAPPPLPVHYRRIIRCRAVVCVAYSVEVEAGGGRANTDEVSDLPKGRQERRDTTRPGNNTETESLWLQCWAE